ATAAATATATACCGCACTTGAAATCAAACAAAAAGCGAAAGAAGCTAATAAAGCAGGAACCAAATATCCTGATGCGGGTGTATAGAAAAACCCCAACATAACAAAAGCGGCTTTACTCCAATGTGATACCCGCAAGATTAAGAAAAAATGGCTCAGCCGTTCCATAAAACGTACCTTTATGAGGTTATTCATTAATTTGACCATGTAACATGTTCCTACAAAGCTTAAAACAGCACTGCTATTTACTCTTTAGATAAAAGTACCATAATTCAGAAAAAAAACATCCTTTCAATGACTTAATTGCCAAATAAAATAAGATCAGCAAAGAGAATGCAAAAATTTAGTAAAAAACAATCAAATATGATTGCATTAAGCCAATGAGCAAGTAAGATAAACTATACAAATAGATTACTCTCAACGGATATGAGGTATATATTATGCGCTTGATTCTTTCCAACGATGCCCTGGATAAACTGCCTTTTTTACGCGAACAATATCAAAAAGCAAGAAATGTTGATCTGGAAGAAACTCCTTCCATGTTAGGGTTACCTACTATGTTTGGCGGAACGGACATTAAAACCCGAAAAAAACAGGTTATCTTCATGGAGAAAATATTCGCCTTACTCCGGCCCAATCTAAAAAAACTAGAAAATATAACCTCCCCTGAGGAATTACCGGCTAATACGACTGCCTGGAGAGTTTACCTTACTGCATGTTGGTACGTGCAATCGCAAAACTCTAAAAACTCTGCTTTATCATCGGGCCTTAATGAGATGCTGGGAATAACCGCTGAAAATTACCCTGACGAAGAAGATAAGGAGAACTGCTACGCGACAGCCAATCGATTTATCAATACTAAAAATGCACTGGAAGAAGCAAACGTCGCATTGATCAACGCAAAATTAAGACCGTTCACTGAAAAAGACTGGAGTGATTTCGCGCAATTTATTAGCGAATCCAAGGTGAAAAAAGAATCTAGCAATCATTATACTGATTTTCCTATCACATCGATTGCTCAACCGTTATTCGCCGCAACGTTCGCCTACACTGGAGCTACAGTAGGTTTATTAAGCGGCGATGTAATCAGTAAATCTACTCAAGGCATGTCAGCCAAGTACCAACTCACAGCTCTAATCGGAGGGAGTCTTTTACTTTTCGGCCCTACGGGAACCACGGGGGTTGCCTTTTTTGCTCCAGTTATCGCAAGCAAATTAATTACTGCCTTTTGTAGTATTACTCTAGCCCATGTTCTAGGGGCTACCATGGGAATTATCGGTCATGGTGTAGGAACTGCAATAGGATTACCCTTGGATCTGGCTTATCATTTACTTTGGAAAGTGTGTGCTGCAATAAGTGGCTACTATTACAAAGATCCTGGTGCCCCAACAATTACCGGCATACGCATTTCAGACGGAGCCGCCATAATTAGTGGTATAGCAATAGCTATCACTCCTGTAGAGGAACTTAGCGAAGTTCATCAAAAACAAATAATAGAACTCAAAGAGGACGGTTCGCTGTATGTCAATGGTAAGGATATCATGACAGCACAAAGCGGAATTCAACTTCCACCAATGGTCATTGATGAGTTAAAAGAACATATAAAAAGGCACCCAGCAGCAATGATAGAGAACTCTGAAAGTGTGCAAGAAACGGTTTTAGCCGAAAATTCAGT
The sequence above is drawn from the Legionella antarctica genome and encodes:
- a CDS encoding type IV secretion protein Dot, whose translation is MRLILSNDALDKLPFLREQYQKARNVDLEETPSMLGLPTMFGGTDIKTRKKQVIFMEKIFALLRPNLKKLENITSPEELPANTTAWRVYLTACWYVQSQNSKNSALSSGLNEMLGITAENYPDEEDKENCYATANRFINTKNALEEANVALINAKLRPFTEKDWSDFAQFISESKVKKESSNHYTDFPITSIAQPLFAATFAYTGATVGLLSGDVISKSTQGMSAKYQLTALIGGSLLLFGPTGTTGVAFFAPVIASKLITAFCSITLAHVLGATMGIIGHGVGTAIGLPLDLAYHLLWKVCAAISGYYYKDPGAPTITGIRISDGAAIISGIAIAITPVEELSEVHQKQIIELKEDGSLYVNGKDIMTAQSGIQLPPMVIDELKEHIKRHPAAMIENSESVQETVLAENSVQDTQDESHALPCSI